Genomic segment of Chitinivorax sp. PXF-14:
TGTTGCTGCTCACCAGGGCTCTCGCGTGGATGGATGGGCGGCCTTAACGGCCCGGTTTGCGCTTGATATACAGGGTTTTCGTCACCCTTGCCACCAGCTCGCCTGCATCGTTGACGATGTTGATCGGCAGCTCGGGCAGGTATTTCTCGCCGCCCGCCGTTTGCTCGCGGATCTCGCTCAGGATATTGTCGTTCAACTCGAAGTGGGCGCGCACCGTGCCGCGACCGGGGGAGATGAATTCGATGCTGGCCGACTTGTCCCACACGAAATAGTCGCGGCCCAAGAGCTGCATCAGCATCAGCATGTAGAACGGATCGGTCATCGCGAACAGCGAGCCGCCGAAATGCGTGCCCACGTAGTTGCGGTTGTACCAGCGCTGTTTCAGCGCCACCACCACTTCCCGATAGTCCGCACTGATCTTTTCGACCTTCACGCCAGCCCCGAGAAACGGGCCCCAGAGGTTGATCAGGGTTTTCATGAGACGAGGGGACATCAGCATCACCTTATTTAAACAAGCGTTTGATTGGCGATGGTCGCGGATGTGCCGCCGAATGTCAACTCCCAGCCCTTGGGCCGGGCGGGTCTAGCGGGAGGCCATATGCCGCCACCACCGGCAGTCCTGGCCATGCCAGGTGTTCGTGCTCAATGGTGGCCGGTTATATTGTGGTAGTAGGCCTTCAGCTGGGCCATGTCGCTTTCGATGTCGCCACTGGTCGTGAATGGCGCGCCGAAACCCGCGCGTTTGGTGCGGTAATCGATATAGCCCGGCAGGATGGGGACGCCAGCGCCATGCGCGATCCAGTAGAAGCCGGTACGCCATTGCGACCCCTTGCGGCGCGTGCCTTCCGGCGCGATGGCGATGGCGAGCTCGGGATGGCTGCGGAAGGCCTCGATCGTGGCATCGACCAGCCCGCCCGACGTGCGGCGGTCGACGGGGAGCCCGCCGAGCCAGCGCATCACCGGGCCGAACGGAAACGCGAACAGCGTGTGCTTGCCCATCCAGTAGATGCGCAGGCGATAGCGCAACACCAGCGCCAGGCCGATGACGAAATCCCAGTTGCTGGTGTGGGGCGCCACGATGACGACGTAGCGGCGTGCCGTGGGCAGCTCGCCCTCGAGGCGCCAGCCGGATAGCCTGAGAAAGCCGCCGGCCAGCCCGTGCAGCACGCTGCGCAGGACAGGGGTGTCAAGAAAAGTGGTTTGCATGTCTTTGGTGGAAACAGGGGCCGGTACATTGCCGGCCCCTTGTATTATTGCGGGTTGTACGGTGCTTACTTCTTGCCGGCACGCAGCTCGATGAAACGCTGCTTGTCCTGCTCGGCCTTCATGCGGATGTTGACCTTCTCGTTTTCCTTGGCTTTGACCAGCTCGTCGATACGCTTGAGCTCGTCCTGATCGCGCGCGATGTCGTTCTGTAGATCGGGCGGGATCGGTTTCTTGGCCTTTTCATACATGCCAAGGCGCTTGTAGCGATCGTTCAGGCGCTGCTCCGCCACCTTGCGGCGCAGCTGGTGCGACTTGATCTCCGCATCGACACCTTCGAGCGAGCGGTCGCGCAGCAGATCGACTTCTTCGGGCTTGGTGTAGGTCTTGAGCAAGGCGTTGTCGCGGCGGCGCTGTTCGAGCATGCGCTGCTCCTCGGGCGCCCCCTGGGCGCGCGCGGCCTGCTCGGCTTTTTCCGCCTGCGGATCTTTGGTGACGATGCCGCGGCGATTCATTTCCGTCGCCTCCGACTTGGCGTCCTGCGGCATCGGCGGCTTGTCGCTATATTGTGTGCGGCCGTGTTCGTCGACCCACTTGTAGGTGGTGGCGCCGGCCGTCGCGGCGAACAGCGCTGACGCCACGGCAAGCAGCATGGTGGCCTTGTTCATCACTGCACTCCGTATTGCTCGCGATAGCGTGCCACCGCTTCTTCATACTGCTTGAGCTCGGCGTGGCCCGACAGGTAGACCAGCAGGTCGCCGAGCGAGGCGATGCTGATGACCGGGATGCCGTATTCGAGCTCGACTTCCTGTACCGCGGACAACTCGCCCTTGCCGCGTTCCATGCGGTCCAGCGCGATCACCACGCCGGCTGGCCTGGCGCCGGCGGCGTAGATCATGTCCATCGATTCGCGTACCGAGGTGCCGGCCGAGATCACGTCGTCGATGATCAATACCTTGCCCTTGAGCGGCGCACCGACCAGCGTGCCGCCTTCGCCGTGGTCCTTGGCTTCCTTGCGGTTGTAGGCATAGGGGATGTTGCGGCCCTTGTCGGCGAGCGCGATCGCCGTGCCCGACGCGAGTGGGATGCCCTTGTAGGCGGGTCCGAACAGCACATCGAACTCGATGCCGGATGCGATGATCGCCTCGGCGTAGAAACGCGTCAGCCGGGCCAGGCTCAAGCCGTCGTGGAACAGCCCGGCATTGAAGAAATAGGGGGAAAGTCGACCGGCCTTGGTCTTGTACTCGCCGAACAGCAATACCTTCTGTTCGATGGCAAATTCGATGAACTGGGTACGGAATTCGTCCATGGTTGTATATCGAAAATTAGACAATGCTAAAGCATAGCACAGGCCATGTGCGGCGCTACATTTGGGTTACACTGCGGCGATTCAATCCACTGGGGCCGATCCATGCGCATCATTTCCGCCAATCTCAACGGTATCCGTTCCGCCGCTAACAAGGGCTTTTTCGACTGGCTGCCGCAACAGCATGCCGATGTCGTCTGCCTGCAGGAATTGAAGGCCCAGGATGCCGACCTGAGCGATGCGATGCGCCGTCCCGATGCCCTGTATGGCTACTTTCATTGCGCCGAGAAAAAGGGCTACAGCGGCGTCGGCATCTACAGCCGGCGCGAGCCGGATCAGGTGATCGAGGGGCTCGGCATCGCCGACATCGATGCCGAGGGCCGCTACCTGCGTGTCGATTTCGGAAAGCTCAGCGTGGTCTCGCTCTACCTGCCGTCCGGGTCGAGCTCGGAAGAGCGCCAGCAGATCAAGTTCAGCTTCATGGAACGCTTCTACCCCCATCTCGCCGAGCTGGCCCAAAGCGGCCGCGAGATCGTACTGTGCGGCGACTGGAACATCGCCCATCGCGAGATCGACCTGAAGAACTGGAAGGGCAACCTGAAGAATTCCGGCTTTCTGCCCGAAGAGCGCGCCTGGATCGGCAAGGTGTTCGACGAGCTGGGCTGGGTCGATGCCTGGCGCAGGCTCTACCCCGAGGCGCCCGGCTACACCTGGTGGTCGAATCGCGGCCAGGCCTATGCCAAGGATGTGGGCTGGCGCATCGACTACCACATCACGACGCCGGGGATCGGCGCTGCGGCCCAATCTGCATCGATCTACAAGGAACAGAAGTTCTCGGATCACGCGCCGTTGATCGTGGATTACGACTGGACGGCATGAGCACCCGCCACGGGCAGCACAAACGGGGGGGGGGATGCCCCCGTTTCCGTTTCAGGCGGTGACCGAGCTGCGGATCAGGTGGTCAAACGCCCCAAGCGCAGCCTTCGAGCCTTCGCCCATGGCGATGATGATCTGCTTGTAAGGCACCGTGGTGGCGTCACCGGCCGCGAAGACGCCGGGCAGCGAGGTCTGGCCGCGCGCATCGACTTCGATCTCGCCACGTGGCGACAGCTCGATCGTGCCCTTGAGCCAGTCGGTATTGGGCAGCAGGCCGATCTGCACGAACACGCCTTCGAGCTCGACACGGTGGCGCTCGCCGCGCTGGCGGTCCTGGTAGACCAGGCCGTTGACCTTGCCGTCGGCGCCGCTCACCTCGGTCGTTTGCGCCTCGGTGATCACGGTCACATTGGGCAGGCTGGCGAGCTTCTTTTGCAGCACCGCATCGGCGCGCAGCTTGCTATCGAATTCGAGCAGCGTGACATGGCTGACGATGCCGGCCAGGTCGATCGCCGCCTCGACGCCCGAGTTGCCGCCGCCGACGACGGCAACTCGCTTGCCCTTGAACAGCGGGCCGTCGCAGTGCGGGCAATAGGCCACGCCGCGGCCGCGGTATTCCTTCTCGCCGGGCACGTTCATCTCACGCCAGCGCGCGCCGGTGGCGATGATCACGCTCTTGCTCATGAGCGTGGCGCCACTGGCCAGCTTCACGCCGGTCAGGCCGTTGCCGTTGGCGGCGACCAGCCCGTCGGCGCGTTGCAGGTTGATCACGTCGACATCGTATTCCTTGACGTGCTGTTCCAGCGCCATCGACAGCTTGGGGCCCTCGGTTTCCTTCACAGAGATGAAGTTCTCGATGGCCAGCGTGTCCATCACCTGGCCACCGAAACGCTCGGCCACGATGCCGGTACGGATGCCCTTGCGTGCGGCGTAGATCGCCGCTGCCGCACCGGCGGGGCCGCCACCGACGATCAGCACGTCGAACGGGGCCTTGTCGGCCAACTGGGCGGCCTCACGCTCGGCGGCGCCGGTGTCGAGCTTGGCGAGAATTTCCTCGAGCGTCATGCGGCCCTGGCCGAACGGCTCGCCGTTCAGGTAGACCGAGGGCACGGCCATGATCTGGCGGGTGTTGACCTCGTCCTGGAACACCGCGCCATCGACCATGGTGTGACGGATGTTGGGGTTCAGCACGGCCATCAGGTTCAGCGCCTGCACGACATCCGGGCAGTTGTGGCAGGACAGCGAGATGAAGGTTTCGAATTCGAACGGGCCTGACAGGCCGCAAATCTGCTCGATCACCGCCGGCTCGACCTTGGCCGGGTGGCCGCCGACCTGCAGCAGCGCGAGCACCAGCGAGGTGAATTCATGCCCCATCGGCACGCCGGCGAAATGCACGCGCGCGGCCTCGCCTGGCAAGCCCACGGAGAACGACGGCCGGCGGGTATCCTGGCCATCTTCGCGGATGCTGACGTGTGGCGACAGCGTGGCGATGTCGTCGAGCAGGCTGCGGATTTCCTGTGCCTTGGCACTGCCGTCGAGCGAGGCGACGAGTTCGATCGGGCGTTGCAGTTTTTCGAGATAGGCCTTGAGTTGGGTCTTGATCGCGGTATCGAGCATGGCGGGTTCCTTGCAATGAATCTCAATGGAAAGGCGTCTGTGGCATCGCGTGGAGACGCCTTTGCGCTGACATCCCGGGAGCCCGCCTGGGCTCCCGTGGCGGGGTTTAAATCTTGCCGACCAGGTCGAGCGACGGCGCCAGCGTTTCGGCACCCGGCGTCCACTTGGCGGGGCAGACTTCGCCCGGGTGCGAGGCGACGTACTGCGCTGCCTGTACCTTGCGCAGCAGTTCCTTGGCGTCGCGGCCGATGCCCAGGTCGTGGATTTCGGCAACCTTGATCTGGCCTTCCGGATTGATCACGAAGGTGCCGCGCAGCGCCAGGCCTTCTTCCTCGATCATCACGTCGAAATTGCGGGTGATGGTGCCGGTCGGGTCGCCGATCATCGGGTAGTTGATCTTCTTGATCGTGTCCGAAGTGTCGTGCCACGCCTTGTGGGTGAAGTGGGTGTCGGTCGAGACCGAGTAGATTTCCACGCCCAGCTTCTTGAACTGCTCGTATTCATCGGCCAGGTCGCCGAGTTCGGTCGGGCAGACGAAGGTGAAGTCGGCCGGGTAGAAGAACACGACGGACCACTTGCCCTTCAGGTTTTCGTCGGTGACCGGGACGAACTTGCCTTCGTGGTAAGCGGTGGCCTTGAATGGTTTGATCGTGGAATTGATGAGGGAAGACATCTGCTTGCTCCTTGGTTGAACGAAGGGTGTGAGCGAATCTTAGGAGCAGGCGGGTTATTCGTAAAATTAAATGATCAAATAAAATTGATAGAAATTAACTATTAACAAGTTGTATAAAGAGGCGGCTGGACTGCGCCGCCTCGGGTGAGGCTTATTCCTTCAGTCTTCGTCGCGCCAGGGCGCAACCTTGAACAGCAGCGCCATGCCGGGCAGCGCCAGCACCGTGCACAGCAGGAAGAAGCCGAGCCAGCCCAGCTGCTCGACCAGCAGGCCGGTCGAGGCGTTGACTACGGTGCGCGGCAGCGAGGCGAGGCTGGTGAACAGCGCAAACTGGGTGGCGGTGTAGAGCGGGTTGGTGGTCTTGGCGATGAAGCCGGTGAAGGCAGCGGTGCCGAGGCCTACGCCGAGCGCTTCGAAGCTGATCACCACCGCGAGCATGCCGCGCTCGGTGGCGCCGATCGCGGCGAAATGGCCTTGCGACGATAGCCAGGCGAAGCCGAGAATGGACACCACCTGCACCACGCCGAACAGCCACAGCGCCCGGTTGATGCCGAGCTTGACCATCCAGATGCCGCCGAGCAGCGCGCCGATCACGCTCGGCCACAGCCCGGCGTGCTTGGCGACAAGGCCGATGTCGGTCTTGCTGAAGCCCATGTCGAGATAGAATGGCGTGGCAAGCGCCGTGGCCATGCTGTCGCCGAGCTTGTACAGCACCAGGAAGGCCAGGATCAGCGCGGCGTGGCGCCAGCCGTGGCGCGTCATGAACTCGTGGAAGGGCTCGACCACGGCCTCGCGCAGCGTCTTGGGCGGCGCGCCGATCAGCCTGGGCTCGCTCACCAGCAGCGTCATCAGGATGCCGGGCAGCATGAACAGGGAGGTGACTGCGAACACGCTGCTCCATGGCAGGTGGTCGGCGAGGATCAGTGACAGCGAGCCCGGTACCAGGCCGGCGATGCGGTAGGCATTGATGTAGACCGAGTTGCCGAGGCCCAGCTCGGCATCGGGCAGGATCTCGCGGCGGTAGGCGTCGAGCACGATGTCCTGCGAGGCCGAGAAGAAGGCGACGGCGACGCACAGGTAGGCGATATGCCACAGATCGAGCTGCGGCTGATACAGGCCGAACAGCGGGATCGAGCCCGCCAGCAGCAGTTGCGACAGCAGCATCCAGCCGCGCCGGCGGCCGAGCCAGGGCAGCGTGAAGCGATCCATCAGCGGCGACCACAGGAACTTCCAGGTGTAGGGCAGCTGGATTAGCGCGAACAGCCCGATGGCCTTGAGGTCGACATGTTCGCTACGGAGCCACGCCGGCACCAGCTGCAGCAACAGGTAAAGCGGCAGGCCGGAGCTGAAGCCGGTGAACACGCAGGTCAGCATGCGGCGGTTGAGCAGGGCCTGGCGCAGGCTCTCGGGCTGGGGCTGGGGCTGGGTCATCGTGGCGGGCGAAAAAGCGACGCGCTACCTTACCCGAAATCCGCCCGTCATGCAGCCGAGTGACTATAATCAAAGGCACTAGTCGAACGAATGAAGGGGGCACGGTGGATATTAGAACGGAACGTAGCGAGGACAAGGTCAGGTTCGTCCTCTCGGGTAGCTTCACCTTCGATGCCTACCGTGAGTTCAAGAGCCAGTACACGCCCATCCTCGACGAGGGCGGGTTCAAGGAAATGGAAATTGACCTGGGTGGCGTCGAATACCTCGACAGCTCGGCTCTGGGCATGTTGCTGCTGCTGCGCGAGCGGCTCGGCGGCAAGCCTATCGTGTTGTCGCACACCAAGGGTACGGTGCGCCAGGTGCTCGAGATAGCCAACTTCCACCAGTTGTTCATGATGAGTTGAACGACGTGGGCAGAACGAAGACAGCCGCCGCAGGGCGGCTGTTTGTTTTTCAGGATCGGCTTGGCGGGCCGTCGGCGAGTGTGTCGCGCAATGCGGCCAGCCGCTCGGCCGGCAATTGGCCGCGGGCGGTGGCCAGTTCGAGCGCGACCCACCCCAGCGCCCGGTAGGTCGGCAACACCGCCGGCAGGCGCGCCGCGATGGCGGCCTGATGGTGCGCCACGACGCCGGCGTCGCCGCGAGCCACCGGACCGGTGAGGGCCTGCACCGTGCCGAGCCGCGAGACGTTGTCGAGCGTGCCGCGCAGCAGCGGTTGCAATGCCTCGATGGCTTGCGGGCGCGCGAGCCCGGCCTGCTCGAAACAGCGCAGGCTGGTTTCGAGCAGCGCGACCAGGTCGTTGCAGGCCAGCACGGCGGCGGCGTGGTACAGCGCCTTGTCCGCGCTCGCGACGGTAAAGGCGTGCCCGCCGATGGCCTCGACCCACGGGCGCAGCCGATCGACTGCCGCCT
This window contains:
- a CDS encoding DUF4442 domain-containing protein; this translates as MSPRLMKTLINLWGPFLGAGVKVEKISADYREVVVALKQRWYNRNYVGTHFGGSLFAMTDPFYMLMLMQLLGRDYFVWDKSASIEFISPGRGTVRAHFELNDNILSEIREQTAGGEKYLPELPINIVNDAGELVARVTKTLYIKRKPGR
- a CDS encoding lysophospholipid acyltransferase family protein, whose amino-acid sequence is MQTTFLDTPVLRSVLHGLAGGFLRLSGWRLEGELPTARRYVVIVAPHTSNWDFVIGLALVLRYRLRIYWMGKHTLFAFPFGPVMRWLGGLPVDRRTSGGLVDATIEAFRSHPELAIAIAPEGTRRKGSQWRTGFYWIAHGAGVPILPGYIDYRTKRAGFGAPFTTSGDIESDMAQLKAYYHNITGHH
- a CDS encoding DUF4124 domain-containing protein; its protein translation is MNKATMLLAVASALFAATAGATTYKWVDEHGRTQYSDKPPMPQDAKSEATEMNRRGIVTKDPQAEKAEQAARAQGAPEEQRMLEQRRRDNALLKTYTKPEEVDLLRDRSLEGVDAEIKSHQLRRKVAEQRLNDRYKRLGMYEKAKKPIPPDLQNDIARDQDELKRIDELVKAKENEKVNIRMKAEQDKQRFIELRAGKK
- the pyrE gene encoding orotate phosphoribosyltransferase → MDEFRTQFIEFAIEQKVLLFGEYKTKAGRLSPYFFNAGLFHDGLSLARLTRFYAEAIIASGIEFDVLFGPAYKGIPLASGTAIALADKGRNIPYAYNRKEAKDHGEGGTLVGAPLKGKVLIIDDVISAGTSVRESMDMIYAAGARPAGVVIALDRMERGKGELSAVQEVELEYGIPVISIASLGDLLVYLSGHAELKQYEEAVARYREQYGVQ
- a CDS encoding exodeoxyribonuclease III — protein: MRIISANLNGIRSAANKGFFDWLPQQHADVVCLQELKAQDADLSDAMRRPDALYGYFHCAEKKGYSGVGIYSRREPDQVIEGLGIADIDAEGRYLRVDFGKLSVVSLYLPSGSSSEERQQIKFSFMERFYPHLAELAQSGREIVLCGDWNIAHREIDLKNWKGNLKNSGFLPEERAWIGKVFDELGWVDAWRRLYPEAPGYTWWSNRGQAYAKDVGWRIDYHITTPGIGAAAQSASIYKEQKFSDHAPLIVDYDWTA
- the ahpF gene encoding alkyl hydroperoxide reductase subunit F; translated protein: MLDTAIKTQLKAYLEKLQRPIELVASLDGSAKAQEIRSLLDDIATLSPHVSIREDGQDTRRPSFSVGLPGEAARVHFAGVPMGHEFTSLVLALLQVGGHPAKVEPAVIEQICGLSGPFEFETFISLSCHNCPDVVQALNLMAVLNPNIRHTMVDGAVFQDEVNTRQIMAVPSVYLNGEPFGQGRMTLEEILAKLDTGAAEREAAQLADKAPFDVLIVGGGPAGAAAAIYAARKGIRTGIVAERFGGQVMDTLAIENFISVKETEGPKLSMALEQHVKEYDVDVINLQRADGLVAANGNGLTGVKLASGATLMSKSVIIATGARWREMNVPGEKEYRGRGVAYCPHCDGPLFKGKRVAVVGGGNSGVEAAIDLAGIVSHVTLLEFDSKLRADAVLQKKLASLPNVTVITEAQTTEVSGADGKVNGLVYQDRQRGERHRVELEGVFVQIGLLPNTDWLKGTIELSPRGEIEVDARGQTSLPGVFAAGDATTVPYKQIIIAMGEGSKAALGAFDHLIRSSVTA
- the ahpC gene encoding alkyl hydroperoxide reductase subunit C; its protein translation is MSSLINSTIKPFKATAYHEGKFVPVTDENLKGKWSVVFFYPADFTFVCPTELGDLADEYEQFKKLGVEIYSVSTDTHFTHKAWHDTSDTIKKINYPMIGDPTGTITRNFDVMIEEEGLALRGTFVINPEGQIKVAEIHDLGIGRDAKELLRKVQAAQYVASHPGEVCPAKWTPGAETLAPSLDLVGKI
- a CDS encoding AmpG family muropeptide MFS transporter, whose product is MTQPQPQPESLRQALLNRRMLTCVFTGFSSGLPLYLLLQLVPAWLRSEHVDLKAIGLFALIQLPYTWKFLWSPLMDRFTLPWLGRRRGWMLLSQLLLAGSIPLFGLYQPQLDLWHIAYLCVAVAFFSASQDIVLDAYRREILPDAELGLGNSVYINAYRIAGLVPGSLSLILADHLPWSSVFAVTSLFMLPGILMTLLVSEPRLIGAPPKTLREAVVEPFHEFMTRHGWRHAALILAFLVLYKLGDSMATALATPFYLDMGFSKTDIGLVAKHAGLWPSVIGALLGGIWMVKLGINRALWLFGVVQVVSILGFAWLSSQGHFAAIGATERGMLAVVISFEALGVGLGTAAFTGFIAKTTNPLYTATQFALFTSLASLPRTVVNASTGLLVEQLGWLGFFLLCTVLALPGMALLFKVAPWRDED
- a CDS encoding STAS domain-containing protein, whose product is MDIRTERSEDKVRFVLSGSFTFDAYREFKSQYTPILDEGGFKEMEIDLGGVEYLDSSALGMLLLLRERLGGKPIVLSHTKGTVRQVLEIANFHQLFMMS
- a CDS encoding Rossmann-like and DUF2520 domain-containing protein translates to MTTLNVIGAGRAGRVIARRLHDAGCCDILAVCNRSLDSAQAAVDWIGHGLAVSELSRLPRAQAWLIAAPDDEIEAVAARLADLGALDAGQLAFHLSGAKPATALVALAQQGVQTASLHPLQSFAAPGLSHAGFTGTYCALEGDQAAVDRLRPWVEAIGGHAFTVASADKALYHAAAVLACNDLVALLETSLRCFEQAGLARPQAIEALQPLLRGTLDNVSRLGTVQALTGPVARGDAGVVAHHQAAIAARLPAVLPTYRALGWVALELATARGQLPAERLAALRDTLADGPPSRS